In the genome of Hyphomicrobium sp. ghe19, the window GCAAAGTGGTGGTGTTGCCCAGGTGGTGCCGGCATCCAAGCCGCGCGCGCCGCTCACTATTCTCTATGCGAGCGAAAGCGGTAACTCAGAGGCCCTCGCAACGAAGGCAAAGAAAGCCGCCCAGAAGCACGGCCTCGATGCCAAGGTCTTCGATATGGCCGACGCCGACATGGCGCTGCTTGCCAAGGCGAAGAACATCGTCGTGTACGCAGCGACCTGGGGCGAGGGCGATCCGCCCGCCCGGGCCGTCGATTTCTATCAAGCGCTGATGAGCGATGCTGCGCCGCGCATCGACGGCGTCCGCTTTGCGGTTCTGGCGCTGGGCGATACGGCCTACACGCAGTTTTGCGCGACCGGAAAAGCTATCGATCAGCGGCTCGAGGAATTGGGCGGTGTGCGGACGTTTGATCGCGTCGATCTCGATCTCGACTATGCCAAGAAGGCTGCCGAGTGGACGGAAGGTGCGCTCGCCAAACTGGCGCCGGAAGACACGCAGGCGGCCGGCGGTACGGTCGTGCATGTCGATTTCGGCGGCGCCTTCCCGCAGGCCGACGATGACGAACCGAAATTCACCGCGGAGCAGCCTCTCGAAGCCGAGATCTCGGCGCTCGTCAATTTGAACGGCAGCGGCTCGACGCGCGAGACGTGGCACACGGAATTTACGTTCGAGGATCCCGCATTCACCTATCAGCCGGGAGACGCGATCGGCCTGCTGCCGGAGAACGATCCGGCTCTCGTCGACGATCTTCTGCAAACGGTCGGGCTCGGCTCGGATGCCGCGCTGCTCTTGAAGGTGCAAAAGTCATTCGACGTGACGACGCTGTCGCGAGCGGCCGTCGAGAACTACGCGAAGCTGACCGGCCGCGCCGACGTCAAGGCGCTGCTCGAGGGCGAGGCTTATCCGAAGTTTGCGTCCGACCGGCAGCTCATCGACCTTTTCCTGGCATACCCGGAGAAGCTCACGCCGGAACAACTTACAAGTCTGTTGCGGCCGTTGCCGGGACGGCTCTACTCGGTCGCGTCGAGCCTCAAAGCGCATCCGGGTGAAGCGCATCTTCTCGTCGGCGCGGTTCGCTGGCAATCGCATGGCCGTGAGCGTAAGGGCGTCGCTTCGACGTTCCTCGGCGAGCGCCGCAAGATCGGCCAGACGGGCCGCATCTACGTCAAGCCGAACCGGCATTTCCGTCTGCCGGCCGACGGGCATACACCGATCATCATGATCGGCGCGGGAACCGGCGTTGCGCCGTATCGCGGCTTCGTCGAAGAGCGGATCGCCGACGGCGCCAAAGGTAAGAGCTGGCTCTTTTTCGGCGAGCGGAACTTCACCAACGATTTCCTGTATCAGCTCGAGTGGCAGGACTATCTCGCGTCGGGCGATCTCACTCGGATCGATGTTGCATTCTCTCGCGATCAGCCGGAAAAGATCTATGTCCAG includes:
- a CDS encoding sulfite reductase flavoprotein subunit alpha, translating into MTATPLLPRNAPFLPEDIELLNKVVARTTPQQRSWLAGFFAGFEAAQSGGVAQVVPASKPRAPLTILYASESGNSEALATKAKKAAQKHGLDAKVFDMADADMALLAKAKNIVVYAATWGEGDPPARAVDFYQALMSDAAPRIDGVRFAVLALGDTAYTQFCATGKAIDQRLEELGGVRTFDRVDLDLDYAKKAAEWTEGALAKLAPEDTQAAGGTVVHVDFGGAFPQADDDEPKFTAEQPLEAEISALVNLNGSGSTRETWHTEFTFEDPAFTYQPGDAIGLLPENDPALVDDLLQTVGLGSDAALLLKVQKSFDVTTLSRAAVENYAKLTGRADVKALLEGEAYPKFASDRQLIDLFLAYPEKLTPEQLTSLLRPLPGRLYSVASSLKAHPGEAHLLVGAVRWQSHGRERKGVASTFLGERRKIGQTGRIYVKPNRHFRLPADGHTPIIMIGAGTGVAPYRGFVEERIADGAKGKSWLFFGERNFTNDFLYQLEWQDYLASGDLTRIDVAFSRDQPEKIYVQHRIWERRTDINAWLQEGAHIYVCGDEKGMAKDVDAMLVKVLAEPLKGDEEAGRAKLKELTKAGRYQRDIY